In one Acomys russatus chromosome X, mAcoRus1.1, whole genome shotgun sequence genomic region, the following are encoded:
- the Tceal9 gene encoding transcription elongation factor A protein-like 9 has translation MKPCQKMEGNPENEEPKPEEEPKPEETPEEGQEPEEEEKSEETFRERLIQSLQDFKEDIHNRHLSSEDMFREVDETDEIRRVRNKLIVMRWKANRSHPYPYLM, from the coding sequence ATGAAACCCTgccagaaaatggaaggaaacccAGAAAATGAGGAGCCAAAGCCAGAGGAAGAGCCAAAGCCTGAGGAAACGCCAGAGGAGGGGCAAGaaccagaagaggaggagaaatctGAAGAAACTTTTCGGGAGAGGCTGATTCAGTCTCTTCAGGATTTTAAGGAGGATATACACAACAGGCATTTGAGCAGTGAAGATATGTTTAGAGAAGTGGATGAAACAGATGAGATAAGGAGAGTGAGAAACAAACTTATAGTGATGCGTTGGAAAGCGAATAGAAGCCATCCATACCCCTATTTAATGTAG